One segment of Panicum virgatum strain AP13 chromosome 3K, P.virgatum_v5, whole genome shotgun sequence DNA contains the following:
- the LOC120701229 gene encoding universal stress protein PHOS32-like → MAGRNIGVAVDFSPCSKNALRWAAANLAAPGDRLILIHAKPSYQYEEGVAHLWERDGSPLIPLLELSDPRVSKIYGLAPDRETLEVLARAAAQRGVQVFAKVLWGDPAKKLTEAVHKVPLQWLVVGNRGLSTVKRVLMGSVSTYVVNHAACPVTVVRENMLPSAPTTSY, encoded by the exons ATGGCCGGGCGCAACATCGGTGTGGCGGTGGACTTCTCGCCGTGCAGCAAGAACGCgctgcggtgggcggcggcgaaccTGGCGGCGCCCGGCGACCGCCTCATCCTCATCCACGCCAAGCCCTCGTACCAGTACGAGGAGGGCGTGGCGCACCTGTGGGAGCGCGACGGCTCGC CGCTGATCCCGCTGCTGGAGCTGTCGGACCCCCGGGTGAGCAAGATCTACGGCCTGGCGCCGGACCGGGAGACGCTGGAGGTCCTCGCGCGGGCGGCCGCCCAGCGAGGGGTCCAGGTCTTCGCCAAGGTGCTCTGGGGCGACCCGGCCAAGAAGCTCACGGAGGCGGTGCACAAGGTCCCACTCCAGTGGCTGGTCGTCGGCAACAGAGGGCTCAGCACCGTCAAGAG GGTTCTGATGGGGAGCGTGAGCACCTACGTGGTGAACCACGCGGCCTGCCCCGTCACCGTCGTCAGGGAGAACATGCTGCCATCGGCGCCGACAACCAGCTACTGA
- the LOC120697554 gene encoding glycosyltransferase BC10 has product MKPRRFGYGRGRRAAALLLLLLCLCLSSAFLLLLHGSSGPLEPAAEEKEAAGAGRVAEAKAEVEEAPLPPGNSKVAFLFIARNRLPLELVWDAFFRGDKEGKFSIFVHSRPGFVLTRATTRSRFFYNRQVNNSIQVDWGEASMITAERILLSHALKDPLNERFVFVSDSCVPLYNFSYTYDYIMSSSTSFVDSFADTKAGRYNPRMDPIIPVENWRKGSQWAVLIKRHAEVVVEDEVVLPEFQKHCRRRPLPEFWRDWDRPIPAEAWKAHNCIPDEHYVQTLLAQTGLEEELTRRSVTHSAWDLSASKDRERRGWHPVTYKVSDATPALINSIKGIDNIYYETENRREWCTSNGKPAPCFLFARKFTRGAGLKLLDLSLIAVK; this is encoded by the exons ATGAAGCCGCGGAGGTTCGGCTACGGCCGGggcaggcgcgcggcggcgctgctcctgctgctgctctgcctctgcctcaGCAGCGccttcctcctgctgctccacgGCTCCTCCGGTCCGCTGGagcccgcggcggaggagaaggaggcggcgggggcggggagggTGGCGGAGGCaaaggcggaggtggaggaggcgccgctgccgccggggaACTCCAAGGTCGCTTTCCTCTTCATCGCGCGCAACCGCCTCCCGCTCGAACTCGTCTGGGACGCCTTCTTCCGC GGTGACAAGGAAGGGAAGTTCTCCATCTTCGTGCACTCGCGGCCGGGCTTCGTGCTCACCCGCGCCACCACCCGGTCCCGATTCTTCTACAACCGCCAGGTCAACAACAGCATCCAG GTGGATTGGGGGGAGGCGAGCATGATCACGGCCGAGCGCATTCTGCTCAGCCATGCTCTCAAGGACCCGCTCAATGAGCGCTTTGTTTTCGTCTCCGACAG CTGTGTACCATTGTACAACTTCAGCTACACTTATGACTACATAATGTCATCATCAACCAGCTTTGTAGACAG TTTTGCTGATACAAAGGCGGGGCGATACAATCCAAGAATGGACCCAATTATCCCAGTTGAGAATTGGAGAAAAGGCTCACAG TGGGCAGTGCTAATTAAAAGGCATGCTGAAGTTGTGGTTGAAGATGAAGTGGTGTTGCCAGAATTCCAGAAGCATTGCAGG AGGAGACCGTTGCCAGAGTTCTGGCGGGATTGGGATCGTCCTATT CCTGCAGAGGCATGGAAAGCCCATAACTGCATACCAGATGAGCACTATGTTCAGACATTGCTTGCA caaactggtttagaaGAAGAACTTACACGGCGATCAGTTACACATAGTGCATGGGATCTTTCAGCTTCTAAAGATCGTGAAAGGCGTGGATGGCATCCTGTAACATATAAAGTCTCTGATGCTACTCCCGCACTTATCAACTCTATAAAG GGTATTGATAATATATATTACGAGACTGAAAATAGGAGGGAGTGGTGTACAAGTAATGGAAAACCGGCACCTTGCTTCCTTTTTGCAAGGAAGTTTACACGTGGAGCTGGTCTGAAGCTTCTTGATTTG TCATTGATAGCAGTAAAGTGA
- the LOC120697553 gene encoding uncharacterized protein LOC120697553 encodes MDPPRCIVVSPIIASFVPFLLLVFSSSVVILASAGGGGGGGNGTAAPFRSAEELLRFQRIKARLARTRDASVKTIQSPDGDVIDCVPTHLQPAFEHPKLRGHKPEREPAERPRSCGGRAGADGRDDEEALPQAWRRSGESCPEGTIPVRRTTEADVLRASSVARFGMKARGAGGGGFARRDSTGSGHEHAVGYVSGGQFYGAKASLNVWPAQVASPAEFSLSQIWVISGAFGNDLNTIEAGWQVSPQLYGDNNPRFFTYWTDDAYRETGCYNLHCSGFVQTSSRVAIGAAISPASSYGGRQFDIAVLIWKDPRRGHWWLQLGSGGALVGYWPSSLFTHLGSRADMVQFGGEVVNARPAGAPHTPTQMGSGRFPGEGYARAAYFRNLQVVDWDNSLVPAAGLRLLADRPGCYDIAGGSGGAWGTYFYYGGPGRNARCP; translated from the exons ATGGATCCCCCACGCTGCATCGTCGTCAGCCCAATCATTGCCTCATTTgttcccttcctcctcctcgtcttctcctcctccgtcgTCATCCTGGCCtcggctggaggcggcggcggcggcggcaacggcacggcggcgccgttccGGTCGGCCGAGGAGCTGCTCCGGTTCCAGAGGATCAAGGCCCGGCTCGCCAGGACCAGGGACGCCTCCGTCAAGACCATCCAG AGCCCCGATGGCGATGTCATCGACTGCGTGCCGACGCACCTGCAGCCCGCGTTCGAGCATCCCAAGCTCAGGGGCCACAAGCCAGAG AGAGAGCCAGCCGAGAGGCCGCGGAGCTGCGGTGGTCGCGCCGGCGCTGATGGTCGAGACGACGAGGAGGCATTGCCGCAggcgtggcggcgctccggcgagtcgTGCCCGGAGGGGACGATACCGGTGCGGCGGACCACGGAGGCCGACGTGCTCCGGGCCAGCTCCGTCGCCCGGTTCGGGATGAAGGcccggggcgccggcggcggcggcttcgcgcGGCGCGACTCCACCGGCAGCGGCCACGAG CACGCGGTGGGGTACGTGTCGGGGGGCCAGTTCTACGGCGCCAAGGCGAGCCTGAACGTGTGGCCGGCGcaggtggcgtcgccggcggagTTCAGCCTCTCGCAGATCTGGGTCATCTCCGGCGCCTTCGGCAACGACCTCAACACCATCGAGGCTGGCTGGCAG GTAAGCCCCCAGCTGTACGGTGACAACAACCCAAGGTTCTTCACATACTGGACA GACGACGCGTACCGGGAGACCGGCTGCTACAACCTGCACTGCTCGGGGTTCGTGCAGACGAGCAGCCGCGTGGCCATCGGCGCCGCCATCTCGCCGGCCTCGTCCTACGGCGGCCGGCAGTTCGACATCGCCGTGCTCATCTGGAAGGACCCGCGGCGGGGCCACTGGTGGCTGCagctcggctccggcggcgcgctCGTCGGCTACTGGCCGTCCTCGCTGTTCACGCACCTGGGCTCCCGCGCCGACATGGTGCAgttcggcggcgaggtcgtgaacgcgcggccggccggcgcgccgcaCACGCCCACGCAGATGGGCTCCGGCCGCTTCCCCGGGGAAGGGTACGCTCGCGCCGCCTACTTCCGCAACCTGCAGGTCGTCGACTGGGACAACAGCCTCGTGCCCGCCGCGGggctccgcctcctcgccgacCGGCCGGGGTGCTACGacatcgccggcggcagcggcggcgcctgggGCACCTACTTCTACTACGGCGGGCCGGGCAGGAACGCACGGTGCCCGTAG